One genomic window of Tatumella citrea includes the following:
- the hisH gene encoding imidazole glycerol phosphate synthase subunit HisH has product MSIVILDTGCANLSSVKWAVERLGYQPVVSRDKAIVLNADKLFLPGVGTARAAMDQLQERELVELIKNCTQPVLGICLGMQLLARHSQENNGIDTLGLMDEEVSLMETGDLPLPHMGWNQLTAHAGHPLFRNISADSYFYFVHSYAMPVFSGTIAQCDYGQPFSAAVQQDNFYGVQFHPERSGKAGAQLIKNFLEM; this is encoded by the coding sequence ATGAGTATCGTCATCCTGGACACCGGTTGTGCCAACCTGTCTTCGGTAAAGTGGGCGGTAGAACGCCTGGGTTATCAGCCGGTTGTCAGCCGTGATAAAGCCATAGTGCTAAATGCCGACAAACTGTTTTTGCCCGGAGTAGGCACAGCACGGGCCGCCATGGACCAGTTACAGGAGCGGGAACTGGTTGAGCTGATTAAAAACTGCACCCAGCCCGTGCTGGGGATCTGTCTGGGTATGCAATTACTGGCACGTCACAGCCAGGAAAATAACGGAATTGATACTCTCGGACTGATGGATGAAGAAGTTTCCCTGATGGAAACAGGCGATCTGCCATTACCGCATATGGGCTGGAACCAACTGACCGCCCATGCCGGGCATCCGTTATTTCGCAACATCTCAGCGGACAGCTATTTTTACTTTGTTCACAGCTACGCGATGCCGGTATTTAGCGGCACTATCGCCCAGTGTGATTACGGACAACCGTTCTCTGCCGCAGTCCAGCAGGACAACTTTTACGGTGTCCAGTTTCACCCGGAACGCTCCGGCAAAGCCGGTGCTCAGCTGATTAAAAACTTCCTGGAGATGTAA
- the hisA gene encoding 1-(5-phosphoribosyl)-5-[(5-phosphoribosylamino)methylideneamino]imidazole-4-carboxamide isomerase: MIIPALDLIEGKVVRLHQGDYAQQRDYGSDPLPRLQAYQQEGAGVLHLVDLTGAKDPAARQIPLLKKLLAGVSVPVQVGGGIRSRADVASLLEAGATRVVVGSTAIREPEEVKQWFRDFGADAIVLALDVRIDENQRKEVAISGWQEAGGVTLEQVIEDYQSVGLKHVLCTDISRDGTLAGSNVALYQEITARYPQIAFQSSGGIGSLADIAALRNTGVQGVIVGRALLEGKFTVTEAISCWQNG, from the coding sequence ATGATTATCCCCGCACTTGATTTAATTGAAGGTAAGGTAGTCCGTCTTCACCAGGGCGATTATGCGCAACAGCGCGATTATGGTAGCGACCCTTTGCCACGTTTACAGGCTTATCAGCAGGAAGGAGCCGGGGTATTGCATCTGGTTGATTTAACCGGGGCTAAAGATCCTGCAGCCCGGCAGATTCCACTGCTGAAAAAGTTACTGGCAGGTGTCAGTGTGCCGGTCCAGGTAGGTGGTGGCATTCGCAGCCGTGCAGATGTCGCCTCATTGCTGGAAGCCGGAGCCACACGAGTGGTGGTGGGTTCTACCGCTATTCGCGAGCCGGAAGAAGTAAAACAGTGGTTTCGTGACTTTGGCGCTGATGCTATTGTCCTGGCGCTGGATGTTCGTATTGACGAAAATCAGCGTAAAGAAGTCGCCATCAGTGGCTGGCAGGAAGCCGGTGGAGTGACCCTGGAACAGGTCATTGAAGATTATCAGTCTGTCGGACTGAAACATGTGCTTTGTACCGACATCTCACGTGACGGCACCCTGGCCGGGTCTAATGTGGCTCTGTATCAGGAAATTACTGCCCGTTACCCACAGATTGCCTTCCAGTCTTCCGGAGGCATTGGTTCGCTGGCCGATATCGCCGCACTGCGCAACACCGGTGTTCAGGGCGTTATTGTCGGGCGAGCTTTACTGGAAGGTAAATTTACAGTGACGGAGGCTATTTCATGCTGGCAAAACGGATAA
- the hisF gene encoding imidazole glycerol phosphate synthase subunit HisF produces the protein MLAKRIIPCLDVRDGQVVKGVQFRNHEIIGDIVPLAKRYAEEGADELVFYDITASSDGRVVDKSWVSRVAEVIDIPFCVAGGIKTPEDAARILTFGADKISINSPALADPDLITRLADRFGVQCIVVGIDTWFDEQTGLYHVNQYTGDESRTRVTQWQTADWVTEVQKRGAGEIVLNMMNQDGVRNGYDLQQLKLIRERCHVPLIASGGAGTMQHFLDAFRETNIDGALAASVFHKQLINIAELKEFLRTNNVEIRSC, from the coding sequence ATGCTGGCAAAACGGATAATACCCTGCCTGGATGTTCGTGACGGACAGGTAGTTAAAGGCGTGCAATTCCGCAACCACGAAATTATCGGTGATATCGTCCCGCTGGCAAAACGCTATGCCGAGGAAGGTGCCGATGAGCTGGTTTTCTACGATATCACCGCCTCCTCTGACGGTCGTGTGGTTGATAAGAGCTGGGTGTCACGGGTTGCCGAAGTCATTGATATTCCGTTCTGTGTAGCCGGTGGCATTAAAACACCGGAAGACGCGGCACGCATTCTGACGTTCGGGGCGGATAAAATCTCCATTAACTCACCGGCGTTAGCCGACCCGGATCTGATCACCCGCCTGGCCGACCGTTTTGGTGTACAGTGTATTGTGGTAGGGATTGATACCTGGTTCGACGAACAGACCGGTCTGTACCACGTTAACCAATACACTGGCGACGAATCACGGACCCGCGTTACTCAATGGCAAACCGCCGACTGGGTAACCGAAGTTCAGAAACGTGGAGCCGGTGAAATCGTCCTGAATATGATGAACCAGGATGGCGTTCGTAACGGCTATGATTTACAGCAACTGAAGCTGATCCGTGAACGTTGCCATGTGCCACTGATTGCATCAGGCGGTGCCGGAACCATGCAGCACTTCCTGGATGCCTTCCGTGAAACCAATATTGATGGTGCACTGGCGGCCTCGGTATTCCATAAACAACTGATTAATATCGCAGAGCTGAAAGAGTTTTTGCGTACCAATAATGTGGAGATCCGTTCGTGTTAA
- the hisIE gene encoding bifunctional phosphoribosyl-AMP cyclohydrolase/phosphoribosyl-ATP diphosphatase HisIE, protein MIPAIIQHKISGEVLMLGYMNAEALEVTQQTGHVTFWSRTKNRLWTKGETSGHFLQVESITADCDNDSLLVLAIPEGPTCHTGTSSCFSPAASDWTFLYQLEQLLASRKSADPDSSYTASLYARGTKRIAQKVGEEGVETALAATVNDRFELKNEASDLVYHLLVLLQDQELDFSTVINNLRERHQKKA, encoded by the coding sequence ATGATCCCGGCGATCATCCAGCATAAAATCTCCGGTGAAGTACTGATGCTGGGATATATGAATGCTGAAGCTCTGGAAGTCACCCAACAGACCGGTCATGTGACCTTCTGGTCACGCACCAAAAACCGCCTGTGGACCAAAGGAGAAACCTCCGGCCATTTTCTGCAGGTAGAAAGTATTACGGCTGACTGTGACAATGACAGTCTGCTGGTACTGGCCATTCCTGAGGGCCCAACCTGCCATACCGGCACTTCCAGCTGTTTTTCTCCGGCTGCCAGTGACTGGACTTTCCTGTATCAGCTGGAGCAACTGCTGGCTTCGCGTAAATCTGCCGATCCTGACAGCTCTTATACCGCCAGCCTGTATGCCCGGGGTACTAAGCGTATTGCGCAAAAAGTGGGTGAGGAAGGCGTCGAAACGGCACTGGCTGCCACCGTCAATGACCGTTTTGAACTGAAAAATGAAGCCTCAGATCTGGTCTATCACCTGCTGGTATTGCTGCAGGACCAGGAACTTGATTTCAGTACCGTCATCAATAACCTGCGTGAGCGGCATCAGAAGAAAGCCTGA
- a CDS encoding LysR family transcriptional regulator: MNNTFKQLDLNLLLTLDILLSELNVTRAANRLHLSQPTVSIQLARLREFFGDPLLLPGPRGMLPTARASQLREPLHLALRGLELAVAPAQPFDPATASQTWKIAAFDYGEYTILLPALSALRKAAPGVRLAIEQCVPSGISTKAQRGDIDLALVTASEAPPEMHSRRIFSERYVLAGRAGHPGLQVAPDLFRFTAFEYAIVSPEGGGFRGMTDISLAEQGLARQVVLSVPHFLALNAVLATTDLVAIVPLRMVQGNPALQFTEPPLAIAGFEMLMVWPERLHRDPGHHWLREQLAGTL; encoded by the coding sequence ATGAACAATACCTTTAAGCAGTTAGACCTTAATTTATTGTTAACTCTCGATATATTGCTGAGTGAGTTAAACGTTACCCGGGCGGCAAACCGCCTGCATTTGTCTCAGCCAACAGTGAGCATTCAACTGGCCCGCTTAAGGGAGTTTTTTGGTGATCCGCTATTGCTGCCAGGACCGCGAGGCATGCTCCCGACAGCACGGGCCAGTCAGCTGCGCGAACCTCTGCACCTTGCGTTGCGTGGGCTGGAACTGGCTGTCGCACCGGCACAGCCGTTTGATCCTGCCACGGCCAGCCAGACCTGGAAAATTGCCGCCTTCGACTATGGTGAATACACCATTCTGCTGCCGGCGCTGTCAGCGCTGCGCAAAGCCGCTCCGGGGGTGAGGCTGGCGATTGAACAGTGCGTACCTTCCGGAATTTCCACCAAAGCACAACGTGGAGATATTGATCTGGCTCTGGTCACTGCCAGCGAAGCCCCACCGGAAATGCACAGTCGCAGGATATTCAGTGAGCGTTATGTACTGGCAGGGCGCGCAGGCCATCCGGGATTACAGGTAGCGCCGGATTTGTTCAGGTTTACTGCTTTTGAGTATGCCATCGTGTCCCCGGAAGGGGGTGGTTTTCGGGGGATGACCGATATAAGCCTGGCAGAGCAGGGATTAGCGCGGCAGGTCGTTTTATCGGTGCCACATTTTCTGGCACTGAATGCTGTGCTGGCAACGACCGATCTGGTCGCTATTGTGCCGTTGCGAATGGTGCAGGGAAACCCGGCATTGCAGTTTACCGAACCGCCACTGGCGATAGCAGGTTTTGAGATGCTGATGGTCTGGCCGGAACGGCTGCATCGTGATCCCGGACATCATTGGCTGAGGGAGCAACTGGCTGGGACCCTCTGA
- a CDS encoding NAD(P)H-dependent oxidoreductase translates to MLVVSAHPEATSVTRQLADISVSTLVKQGHQVMESDLYAMNWKAIYDASDFPDRVSNERLSFIQESAHAYSNGYQTADVTEEQRKLAEADAVILHFPLWWFSMPAIMKGWIDRVWAYGLAYGYKDAGNRYRYGEGGLAGKRALLAVSVGGPAVDYGPRGINGPLDQLLFPITHGTLFFAGMDVLPEFALYSTGAYDSEAMAAGAGAWRERLAGLFTDAPVPFRRQNDGDYPDRHVLSENILTNQRGLTVHTIPGSREH, encoded by the coding sequence ATTCTTGTGGTTTCTGCCCATCCTGAAGCGACCTCGGTTACCCGGCAACTGGCCGATATCTCTGTCAGCACCCTGGTAAAACAGGGCCACCAGGTGATGGAATCTGACCTGTACGCAATGAACTGGAAGGCGATATATGATGCCAGCGATTTTCCGGATCGGGTGAGTAATGAACGTTTATCGTTTATTCAGGAATCCGCACACGCCTATAGCAATGGATATCAGACTGCCGACGTTACAGAAGAACAACGTAAGCTGGCGGAAGCCGATGCGGTTATCCTGCATTTCCCACTGTGGTGGTTCAGCATGCCGGCAATTATGAAGGGATGGATAGACAGAGTCTGGGCTTATGGGCTGGCCTATGGTTACAAAGATGCAGGTAACCGTTACCGTTATGGTGAAGGCGGTCTCGCCGGCAAACGCGCATTGCTGGCAGTGAGTGTCGGTGGACCTGCTGTCGATTATGGTCCGCGCGGTATTAATGGCCCGCTCGACCAGTTGTTATTCCCGATAACCCACGGGACTTTGTTCTTTGCCGGTATGGACGTATTACCGGAGTTTGCACTTTACTCGACCGGAGCTTATGACAGTGAAGCTATGGCGGCCGGAGCAGGTGCATGGCGCGAACGACTGGCAGGCTTGTTTACCGATGCTCCTGTCCCGTTCCGACGACAAAATGACGGGGATTATCCGGACAGGCACGTTCTTTCCGAAAATATATTGACGAATCAACGTGGCCTGACGGTACATACCATTCCGGGCAGCCGTGAGCACTGA
- a CDS encoding MurR/RpiR family transcriptional regulator, which yields MNYYHSPLYIKLSEYLFCCRKASVYVNIALVMLKKIREFPTIYIEEIALLANTTPASVTRFCKVLGYPTFQTLKQDLKPFFTPPMTRQTEDPRWSEAAMLKKIHQHLPLALCRQIACALEKSRNLLILSNDYSFMPSNLLREALANEQRLVFQLHRQSDNHLLAKFIRLSDTVVLIDLTGDWLRKHPELLPALSVKTAVCFSAGQPQSGTENLFDFVIDLTKPPDFFSSNYFSCLAITSTVFHILRFTRPPGF from the coding sequence ATGAACTATTATCACAGCCCTTTGTACATCAAATTATCTGAATATCTGTTCTGTTGCCGAAAAGCCTCGGTATACGTCAACATTGCGCTGGTGATGTTGAAAAAAATTCGCGAATTCCCGACCATCTATATTGAGGAAATCGCCTTACTGGCGAATACCACCCCTGCCAGCGTCACCAGATTCTGTAAAGTGCTGGGATACCCGACATTTCAGACACTCAAACAAGACCTGAAACCCTTTTTCACTCCGCCCATGACCCGGCAGACTGAAGATCCGCGGTGGTCAGAAGCCGCGATGTTAAAGAAAATCCACCAGCATTTACCTTTGGCATTATGCCGACAGATAGCTTGCGCGCTGGAAAAAAGCCGAAACCTACTGATTTTATCCAATGATTACAGTTTTATGCCTTCAAATTTGCTGCGGGAGGCTCTGGCCAATGAGCAACGACTGGTTTTCCAGTTGCACCGTCAAAGTGACAATCACCTGTTAGCCAAATTTATTAGGCTCAGTGATACCGTGGTACTGATAGATTTAACCGGCGACTGGCTCAGAAAGCACCCTGAGCTCCTGCCTGCGTTGTCAGTAAAAACCGCTGTCTGTTTCTCTGCCGGACAACCGCAGTCCGGAACGGAAAATTTGTTTGACTTTGTTATCGATTTAACCAAACCCCCTGATTTTTTCAGCTCGAACTATTTTTCCTGCCTGGCGATCACCAGCACCGTGTTCCATATCCTTCGTTTCACCCGCCCCCCGGGGTTCTGA
- a CDS encoding PTS transporter subunit EIIC, translating to MSANSLAKHILTGVGGAGNILNLTHCATRLRLRLACQDKCNDHALKNTQGVLGTVTISGQYQIIIGHQVAAVYRALQQQCQAVSPTNQQPETPSPDRTSVFDIISGSFLPLLGLMAAGGMLKVILTVTERISPTLAAGHSCQVLAAIANCPFYFLPALLGCSVAKRLGANPFSGLIIGAALLDPSLCSIVALPGSSFATLPLVSANYAGSVFPVFIAVTACYWLEKLLLRIIPLYLQLVLVPMFSLVVIIPATLLLFGPFGIALGEWLAMAVSLLQNSSGLLCGLILGAGYTFIVLMGLHWGLVPVILANLARGGDPVYAIGGMAAFAQMGVALGVLLTRPPKELRVLISSALLPAMISGVTEPILYGVMLPFRRLFLYVAIAAAVGGAINGYFRVQMVAYTFASLPGIPAFTPMGLYLVSVLATLATAAILVMIFGYRQPAKNTVQGEQFHD from the coding sequence ATGTCTGCTAATTCACTGGCAAAGCATATACTCACCGGCGTGGGAGGTGCTGGTAATATTCTCAACCTTACCCACTGTGCCACAAGGCTGAGGCTACGTCTGGCTTGTCAGGATAAATGTAATGATCATGCGTTAAAAAATACGCAAGGTGTTCTGGGGACTGTGACTATCAGTGGCCAGTATCAGATTATTATCGGCCATCAGGTCGCAGCGGTTTACCGGGCATTGCAGCAACAATGTCAGGCGGTATCCCCGACAAACCAGCAACCGGAAACTCCGTCACCGGACAGGACGTCTGTGTTTGATATTATTTCCGGCAGCTTTCTGCCACTTCTTGGGCTGATGGCTGCCGGAGGAATGCTGAAGGTTATCCTGACGGTGACAGAACGAATAAGCCCCACTCTGGCTGCCGGTCACAGCTGTCAGGTACTTGCCGCCATTGCCAACTGTCCGTTTTACTTTCTGCCAGCGCTGCTGGGATGTTCAGTAGCCAAAAGACTGGGAGCCAATCCGTTCAGCGGTCTGATTATTGGCGCGGCCTTACTGGACCCGTCACTTTGCAGCATTGTTGCTCTGCCGGGCAGTTCATTTGCCACCCTCCCGCTGGTATCCGCAAATTATGCTGGTAGCGTATTTCCGGTATTTATTGCCGTTACCGCGTGTTACTGGCTGGAAAAGCTGCTGTTACGGATAATTCCCCTGTATCTGCAACTGGTGCTGGTACCCATGTTTTCACTGGTGGTGATTATTCCGGCTACCTTACTGCTGTTCGGGCCATTCGGTATCGCTCTGGGTGAGTGGCTGGCAATGGCTGTCAGCTTGCTACAAAACAGCAGCGGTCTGCTGTGCGGATTGATTTTAGGGGCTGGCTATACATTTATTGTTTTGATGGGGCTGCACTGGGGACTGGTGCCCGTGATACTCGCCAATCTTGCCCGGGGAGGAGACCCTGTGTATGCCATTGGCGGCATGGCTGCATTTGCCCAAATGGGGGTGGCTTTAGGCGTTTTACTCACCCGACCTCCGAAAGAATTACGGGTATTAATCAGCAGTGCGCTACTGCCTGCCATGATCAGTGGTGTCACCGAACCCATACTCTATGGTGTGATGCTGCCTTTTCGTCGCCTGTTTCTTTATGTTGCCATCGCTGCGGCGGTGGGCGGCGCCATTAATGGTTACTTCCGCGTACAAATGGTGGCTTATACCTTTGCCAGCCTGCCTGGCATTCCGGCCTTTACACCAATGGGACTCTATCTGGTTTCAGTACTGGCGACACTGGCCACTGCAGCCATATTAGTGATGATCTTCGGCTACCGGCAACCGGCCAAAAATACCGTTCAGGGAGAACAATTTCATGACTAA
- a CDS encoding glycoside hydrolase family 1 protein has protein sequence MTNLPLFPDNFLWGGAIAANQAEGAWQEGKKGWSVADINRFSPEGDIRALSNKEMDSTTILQLMADSDSLFPKRNAIDFYHHYQQDLKLMAKLGMKTFRTSISWSRVFPRGDEEEPNAEALAWYDRLINAICDCGMQPMITLSHYEMPLTLALEYNGWSDRRLVDLFCRFARVCLERYNHQVRYWIPVNQINLIRYESFNHLGIPADRVANLRQAKYQAVHHEMVASAKIKQFALHLNPDLQIGMMLYCDYAYPATTDPRDVLAAQQRNQMEYYFADVLLRGCYPGYAMRYFSDHDIRLTITGQDREDLQHTADFMSFSYYYTTITDRHLAGSEGKNSRANPLLNENPWGWAIDPVGLRTVLNEYWGRWQKPIMITENGIGCFDRLIDGSIRDDYRIDYLRAHLQALQQAIADGVPVLGYYLWSPIDIVSCSSSQMEKRYGLIYVDLDDYGNGSGQRICKQSYDWYRQVIISNGATLSQLPDMTG, from the coding sequence ATGACTAATCTACCGCTATTTCCGGACAACTTTTTATGGGGAGGCGCTATTGCAGCCAACCAGGCTGAAGGAGCATGGCAGGAAGGCAAAAAAGGCTGGAGCGTGGCGGATATTAACCGTTTCTCTCCTGAAGGAGACATCCGTGCTCTGTCAAACAAGGAAATGGACAGCACCACTATCCTTCAACTGATGGCAGATTCCGACAGTCTGTTTCCTAAAAGGAATGCTATTGATTTTTATCATCACTATCAGCAGGATCTGAAGTTGATGGCAAAACTGGGTATGAAAACGTTCAGAACCTCGATCAGCTGGTCCAGAGTCTTCCCACGTGGCGATGAAGAAGAACCCAATGCAGAAGCTCTGGCATGGTATGACCGGCTGATCAACGCCATCTGTGATTGCGGAATGCAGCCAATGATCACCCTGTCTCATTACGAAATGCCACTCACGCTGGCGCTTGAATATAACGGCTGGTCTGACCGGCGGTTAGTCGATCTTTTTTGCCGTTTTGCCAGAGTCTGCCTGGAAAGGTATAACCATCAGGTTCGATATTGGATTCCGGTCAATCAAATAAATCTGATCCGCTATGAATCATTTAACCATTTAGGCATTCCCGCAGACCGTGTTGCCAATCTTCGACAGGCAAAATATCAGGCAGTACACCATGAAATGGTAGCTTCGGCGAAGATTAAGCAGTTTGCCCTGCATCTGAATCCGGATTTACAGATTGGTATGATGCTGTATTGTGATTATGCCTATCCGGCGACCACCGACCCACGGGATGTGCTGGCAGCACAACAACGTAATCAGATGGAATATTACTTTGCCGATGTCTTGCTAAGGGGCTGCTATCCTGGCTATGCCATGCGTTATTTTTCTGACCACGATATCAGACTGACCATTACCGGACAGGACCGTGAAGATTTGCAACATACTGCAGACTTTATGTCGTTTTCATATTACTACACCACCATCACCGATCGGCATCTTGCTGGTTCAGAAGGTAAAAATAGTCGAGCCAACCCGTTGCTAAATGAAAACCCCTGGGGCTGGGCGATTGACCCCGTCGGCTTACGGACGGTGTTAAATGAATACTGGGGCCGCTGGCAAAAACCCATCATGATTACCGAAAATGGGATTGGTTGTTTTGACAGGCTGATTGATGGCAGCATCAGGGATGATTACCGGATAGACTATCTGAGAGCTCATTTACAGGCATTACAGCAGGCCATCGCAGACGGTGTCCCTGTGCTGGGTTATTATTTATGGTCACCGATTGATATTGTCAGCTGTTCATCTTCGCAGATGGAAAAACGTTACGGGCTGATTTATGTCGATCTTGACGACTATGGTAACGGCAGCGGGCAACGTATTTGTAAGCAGAGCTATGACTGGTACCGGCAAGTGATTATCAGTAATGGCGCCACACTGTCACAGCTACCGGACATGACTGGATAA
- a CDS encoding ABC transporter substrate-binding protein encodes MTFTRKLRLTVLTALLAGAPLLSQAALTQVRFAVDPTYPPFESKTDDGKLVGFDIDLGNALCQAMNVKCVWVTNEFDGMIPALKARKFDAILSDMGVTAERLKQIDFTVPVYNTPVMLVARKGSGLLPTAESLKGKSVGVEQGTIQERYARAKWQPYGVNIVAYSDQSQVENDLVAGRLDAEFTDGAQAGIGFLKQPAGKDFALTGPAVQDPIIGPGTAIGLRKGDTELLNALNSAYAKIKADGTFDKLQKKYFTTDISVK; translated from the coding sequence ATGACGTTTACCAGAAAGCTTCGTTTGACTGTTTTAACCGCACTGCTGGCCGGTGCGCCGTTGCTCAGCCAGGCTGCTTTGACCCAGGTTCGCTTTGCTGTTGACCCGACGTATCCGCCGTTTGAGTCCAAGACTGACGACGGTAAGCTGGTTGGCTTCGATATCGACCTGGGCAATGCATTATGCCAGGCAATGAACGTCAAATGCGTCTGGGTGACAAACGAATTTGACGGCATGATCCCTGCCCTCAAAGCTCGTAAATTTGATGCGATTCTGTCAGATATGGGCGTAACCGCAGAACGTCTGAAACAAATCGACTTTACCGTTCCTGTTTACAACACGCCGGTGATGTTGGTCGCGCGTAAAGGCTCAGGTCTGCTACCTACCGCTGAGTCTCTGAAAGGAAAATCAGTCGGTGTTGAGCAGGGAACCATTCAGGAACGTTATGCCCGCGCTAAATGGCAGCCGTATGGCGTAAATATTGTCGCTTATAGCGATCAATCTCAGGTAGAAAATGACCTGGTTGCCGGCCGACTGGATGCAGAATTCACCGACGGCGCTCAGGCCGGGATCGGCTTCCTGAAACAGCCTGCCGGTAAAGACTTTGCTCTGACCGGACCTGCTGTACAGGACCCTATCATAGGCCCGGGAACCGCCATCGGCCTGCGTAAAGGGGATACCGAGCTGCTTAACGCTCTGAACAGTGCTTACGCTAAAATTAAAGCAGACGGTACTTTCGATAAACTGCAGAAAAAATATTTCACTACCGATATTTCAGTGAAGTAA